The following are from one region of the Corythoichthys intestinalis isolate RoL2023-P3 chromosome 17, ASM3026506v1, whole genome shotgun sequence genome:
- the plpp1a gene encoding phospholipid phosphatase 1 isoform X2, whose product MFETRGIPFVVLDIVCLVLAGLPFAILTAQHKPFRRGFFCNDDTIKYPLKEDTISYQLLGGVMIPLTILTMIFGECLCVYLKRLRSKSSYGSYLARVYKAVGTFLFGAAMSQSLTDIAKYSIGRLRPHFLDVCKPDWKGINCTAGAYVEDFTCTGNPRMANEGRLSFYSGHSSFSMYCMLFLVLYLQARMHAEWARLLRPTIQFFLIAASVYTGLSRVSDYKHHWSDVLTGLLQGALMAILVVFFVSDFFKQPLETNKETNMTHTLQESPNNGNHFESPN is encoded by the exons ATGTTCGAGACAAGAGGAATCCCGTTCGTGGTTCTCGATATCGTCTGCCTTGTTTTAG CTGGACTCCCGTTCGCAATACTCACCGCGCAACACAAGCCGTTCCGCCGAGGGTTTTTCTGTAACGATGATACGATCAAGTATCCCCTTAAAGAGGACACTATTTCCTATCAGTTGTTAGGTGGTGTCATGATTCCTCTTACAATACTCACT ATGATATTCGGCGAGTGCCTGTGTGTGTACCTCAAGCGCCTGCGGTCCAAGTCGTCATACGGCAGCTACTTGGCACGCGTTTACAAGGCCGTGGGTACCTTCCTCTTTGGTGCCGCCATGAGCCAGTCGCTCACTGACATCGCCAAGTACTCAATCGGCCGCTTGCGACCGCACTTCCTGGACGTGTGCAAGCCCGACTGGAAGGGCATCAACTGCACAGCTGGCGCCTACGTGGAGGATTTTACCTGCACCGGAAACCCCAGAATGGCCAATGAGGGGAG GTTATCTTTCTATTCTGGCCACTCATCCTTCTCCATGTACTGCATGCTCTTCCTGGTA CTGTACCTGCAGGCCCGTATGCATGCAGAGTGGGCTCGCCTGCTGCGGCCAACCATCCAGTTCTTCCTGATCGCCGCCTCTGTGTACACGGGACTGTCGCGCGTCTCTGATTACAAGCACCACTGGAGTGATGTGCTCACCGGCCTCCTCCAAGGGGCGCTCATGGCCATCCTGGTG GTGTTTTTTGTGTCCGACTTTTTCAAGCAGCCCCTGGAGACCAACAAGGAGACTAACATGACCCACACCCTTCAGGAGTCCCCCAACAATGGAAACCACTTTGAGAGCCCAAACTAA
- the plpp1a gene encoding phospholipid phosphatase 1 isoform X1, translated as MFETRGIPFVVLDIVCLVLGGLPLAAFNLGKIRPYQRGFFCSDDSIKYPFHHSTITSTVLYTVGFSLPISCMIFGECLCVYLKRLRSKSSYGSYLARVYKAVGTFLFGAAMSQSLTDIAKYSIGRLRPHFLDVCKPDWKGINCTAGAYVEDFTCTGNPRMANEGRLSFYSGHSSFSMYCMLFLVLYLQARMHAEWARLLRPTIQFFLIAASVYTGLSRVSDYKHHWSDVLTGLLQGALMAILVVFFVSDFFKQPLETNKETNMTHTLQESPNNGNHFESPN; from the exons ATGTTCGAGACAAGAGGAATCCCGTTCGTGGTTCTCGATATCGTCTGCCTTGTTTTAG GAGGCCTGCCTCTGGCGGCCTTCAACCTGGGTAAGATCCGTCCCTACCAGAGGGGCTTTTTCTGTAGCGACGACAGCATCAAGTACCCTTTCCATCACAGCACCATCACCTCCACCGTGCTCTACACGGTGGGCTTCTCGCTGCCCATTAGCTGC ATGATATTCGGCGAGTGCCTGTGTGTGTACCTCAAGCGCCTGCGGTCCAAGTCGTCATACGGCAGCTACTTGGCACGCGTTTACAAGGCCGTGGGTACCTTCCTCTTTGGTGCCGCCATGAGCCAGTCGCTCACTGACATCGCCAAGTACTCAATCGGCCGCTTGCGACCGCACTTCCTGGACGTGTGCAAGCCCGACTGGAAGGGCATCAACTGCACAGCTGGCGCCTACGTGGAGGATTTTACCTGCACCGGAAACCCCAGAATGGCCAATGAGGGGAG GTTATCTTTCTATTCTGGCCACTCATCCTTCTCCATGTACTGCATGCTCTTCCTGGTA CTGTACCTGCAGGCCCGTATGCATGCAGAGTGGGCTCGCCTGCTGCGGCCAACCATCCAGTTCTTCCTGATCGCCGCCTCTGTGTACACGGGACTGTCGCGCGTCTCTGATTACAAGCACCACTGGAGTGATGTGCTCACCGGCCTCCTCCAAGGGGCGCTCATGGCCATCCTGGTG GTGTTTTTTGTGTCCGACTTTTTCAAGCAGCCCCTGGAGACCAACAAGGAGACTAACATGACCCACACCCTTCAGGAGTCCCCCAACAATGGAAACCACTTTGAGAGCCCAAACTAA